The Cellulophaga sp. L1A9 genome window below encodes:
- a CDS encoding GIY-YIG nuclease family protein — MKLGFVYILANKNNTTLYVGVTSNLLQRMERHKTKFYPKSFSARYNTNKLVYYEAFQNIGDAIAREKQLKAGSRVKKIALIEKENPD; from the coding sequence ATGAAACTAGGTTTTGTATACATTCTCGCTAATAAAAACAATACCACACTCTATGTTGGGGTGACTAGTAATTTGCTACAGCGTATGGAACGGCATAAAACAAAGTTTTATCCAAAATCATTTTCTGCTCGGTATAACACAAACAAATTAGTGTATTATGAAGCCTTTCAAAACATAGGTGATGCTATTGCCAGAGAGAAACAATTAAAAGCAGGAAGTAGAGTCAAAAAAATAGCCTTGATAGAAAAAGAAAATCCTGATTAG